Proteins co-encoded in one Xiphophorus hellerii strain 12219 chromosome 10, Xiphophorus_hellerii-4.1, whole genome shotgun sequence genomic window:
- the rnf40 gene encoding E3 ubiquitin-protein ligase BRE1B isoform X2 encodes MKTGIISEGKMSGAGGGKRPSGGDSPPGPPEKKSKKEEKTTTTLIEPIRIAGVSSTEEMDMKVLQFKNKKLCERLEQRQAMEDELREKIEKLEKRQATDDTTLLIVNRYWSQLDNNVKVLRKCIEPDVASAPAPPSAPPPETMAMEENGVALTLPTSAVPPPPLPEAQSEAGPTDQQLQLEERQEDHQGELQQPAPPAGGDELTPPTEPPSDPKTDASLPPPPPLSENAKGFLAALEQSGEEELSLHLQDRMLFSKDAIGHLVRVFDRLHARIDDMCTAIQAAGEEGGLLEDNVRLRDLTTLLQGRHHKMSMEYNEWVDKVTSAETKVSEMETTVEDLQWDIEKLRNREQKLNKHLAEAMEQLKSGYSSTGSSGGLAGGQITLNIQKFESLNAELEHNQELANSRMAELEKLQLELQEAVRESEKLKMDLRNIPEEVVKETSEYKCMQSQFSLLYNESLGVKTQLDEARALLLTTKNAHLRQIEHMESDELSLQKKLRTEVIQLEDTLAQVRKEYEMLRIEFEQNLAANEQAGPINREMRHLISSLQNHNLQLKGDVQRYKRKLRETQMEINKLRSQSGDAGVLILEETTSDGMDVKKEEEEDQEEEEERRKELERQRAREREREREREAERERERERERERQRSDELKRKDSDTLKMLRVELKKAQESQKEMKLLLDMYKSAPKEQRDKVQLMAAERKSKAEVEDLRMRVRELEEREKKESKKLADEDALRKIRVAEETIEHLQKKLAATKQEEEALLSEMDVTGQAFEDMQEQNSRLLQQLREKDDANFKLMSERIKSNQIYKLLKEEKEELADQVLTFKTQVDAQLLVVQKLEEKEGVLQTTLAALEKELAVRTQALELNKRKAVEAAQLAEDLKVQLEHTQAKLKEIQVSVAENRTARERESSNLKRAQEDLSRLRRKLEKQKKVEVYSDADEILQEEINQYKAKLRCPCCNTRDKETVLTKCFHVFCYECLKMRYDTRQRKCPKCNCAFGANDFHRIYIT; translated from the exons ATGAAAACGGGGATTATAA GTGAAGGAAAGATGTCGGGTGCCGGGGGAGGGAAGCGGCCCTCGGGAGGGGACAGTCCTCCTGGCCCACCTGAGAAAAAGAgcaagaaagaggagaaaaccaCCACGACGCTTATTGAGCCCATCCGCATAGCGGGAGTCTCCTCCACG GAGGAAATGGACATGAAGGTGCTGCAGTTTAAGAACAAGAAGCTGTGCGAGCGACTGGAGCAGAGGCAGGCGATGGAGGACGAGTTAcgagagaaaatagaaaagctgGAGAAGAGGCAGGCTACGGACGACACGACCCTGCTGATTGTCAACCGGTACTGGTCTCAG CTGGACAATAACGTCAAAGTTTTGCGTAAATGCATCGAGCCAGATGTGGCGTCTGCCCCCGCCCCGCCCTCGGCCCCGCCTCCGGAAACCATGGCGATGGAGGAAAATGGCGTCGCTCTGACCCTGCCGACCTCAGCGGTTCCTCCGCCGCCGCTGCCAGAGGCCCAGAGCGAAGCCGGCCCGACGgaccagcagctccagctggaGGAGCGGCAGGAAGATCACCAGGGCGAGCTGCAGCAGccggcgccccctgctggaggagaCGAGTTGACGCCACCGACTGAGCCGCCGTCTGATCCAAAAACAG ATGCGTcgctgcctcctcctcctccgctcAGCGAGAATGCGAAGGGCTTCCTGGCCGCGCTGGAGCAGAGCGGCGAGGAGGAGCTGAGCTTACACCTGCAGGACCGCATGCTGTTCAGCAAGGACGCCATCGGCCACCTGGTCCGCGTCTTCGACCGGCTGCACGCGCGCATTGATGACATGTGCACGGCTATCCAGGCTGCAG GCGAGGAGGGCGGTCTGCTGGAGGACAACGTCCGGCTGAGGGACCTGACCACGCTGCTGCAGGGCCGACACCACAAGATGTCCATGGAG TACAATGAGTGGGTGGACAAAGTGACGAGTGCAGAAACCAAAGTGTCTGAGATGGAGACAACGGTGGAGGATCTGCAGTGGGACATCGAGAAGCTTCGCAACCGGGAGCAGAAGCTCAACAAACACCTGGCGGAGGCCATGGAGCAG CTTAAGTCTGGCTACAGCAGCACCGGCAGCTCGGGGGGATTAGCTGGAGGTCAGATAACGCTCAACATCCAGAAG TTTGAGAGCCTGAATGCAGAGCTGGAGCACAACCAGGAGCTGGCGAACAGCCGCATGGCGGagctggagaagctgcagctggagctgcaggaggctgTGAGGGAGAGCGAGAAGCTCAAG ATGGACCTGCGAAATATTCCAGAAGAAGTCGTAAAAGAAACGTCGGAATATAAATGTATGCAGTCTCAGTTCTCGCTGCTCTACAACGAATCTCTGGGAGTTAAAACTCAGCTGGACGAGGCCAGAGCCCTGCTGCTCACCACCAAGAACGCTCACCTCCGGCAGATCGAGCACATGGAG AGTGACGAGCTTTCCCTGCAGAAGAAGCTGCGGACCGAGGTCATCCAGCTGGAGGACACGCTGGCGCAGGTCCGCAAGGAGTACGAGATGCTGCGCATCGAGTTCGAGCAGAACCTGGCAGCCAATGAGCAAGCAG GGCCAATCAACCGGGAGATGCGACATCTGATCAGCAGCCTTCAGAAccacaacctgcagctgaagggCGACGTGCAGCGCTACAAGAGGAAGCTGCGGGAAACGCAGATGGAGATCAATAAG CTGCGCTCGCAGAGCGGAGACGCTGGCGTTCTGATCCTGGAGGAGACGACGAGCGACGGCATGGACGttaaaaaggaggaagaagaagaccaggaggaagaggaggagaggaggaaggagcTGGAGAGACAGCGGgcgagggagagggagagagaaagagagagagaggccgAGCGAGAGcgggagagggagagagagagagagaggcagcgCAGCGacgagctgaagaggaaagactcAGATACACTGAAGATGCTCCGAGTCGAACTCAA gAAAGCTCAGGAGTCGCAGAAAGAGATGAAGCTCCTGTTAGACATGTACAAGTCGGCTCCAAAGGAGCAGAGAGACAAAGTGCAGCTAATGGCCGCCGAGCGCAAGTCAAAAGCAGAG GTGGAAGACCTGAGGATGCGAGTtcgagagctggaggagagggagaagaaggAGAGCAAGAAGCTGGCTGATGAAGACGCCCTGAGGAAGATCCGCGTTGCAGAGGAAACCATCGAGCATCTGCAGAAGAAACTGGCAGCCACCAAGCAG gaggaggaggcgctGCTGAGCGAGATGGACGTAACGGGCCAGGCCTTCGAAGACATGCAGGAGCAGAACAGcaggctgctgcagcagctgcgcGAGAAAGACGACGCCAACTTCAAGCTGATGAGCGAACGCATCAAATCCAACCAGATCTACAAGCTgctgaaggaggagaaggaggagctggCGGACCAGGTCCTCACCTTCAAAACGCAG GTGGATGCCCAGCTGCTGGTGGTGCAGAagctggaggagaaggagggagTCCTGCAGACGACTCTGGCTGCCCTGGAGAAGGAGCTGGCGGTCCGGACTCAGGCCCTGGAGCTCAACAAGAGGAAG GCGGTGGAGGCTGCGCAGCTGGCGGAGGACCTGAAGGTGCAGCTGGAGCACACGCAGGCCAAGCTGAAGGAGATCCAGGTCTCTGTGGCGGAGAACCGCACCGCCCGCGAGAGGGAGAGCAGCAACCTGAAACGGGCGCAG GAGGATCTGTCCCGGCtgaggaggaagctggagaagcagaagaaggTGGAGGTTTACTCTGACGCAGACGAGATCCTGCAGGAGGAGATCAACCAATACAAG GCCAAGCTGCGCTGCCCCTGCTGCAACACTCGGGACAAGGAGACCGTCCTCACCAAGTGTTTCCACGTCTTCTGCTACGAGTGTCTGAAGATGCGCTACGACACCCGGCAGAGGAAATGCCCCAAGTGCAACTGCGCCTTCGGAGCCAACGACTTCCACCGCATCTACATCACCTGA